Proteins found in one Verrucomicrobiia bacterium genomic segment:
- a CDS encoding response regulator, protein MSETNKQDIYRVLIVDEDAAMRELLAGLLRAPNRSVEVRDGARTALEFLQHNPIDVAFVDAALTGASAQHLADKMKKLCPHAQVVVCAGRLSQPWDNAGRIRKGERVLRQPFNFGEALELADSCKTE, encoded by the coding sequence ATGAGCGAGACCAATAAACAAGACATCTACCGCGTGCTGATAGTGGATGAGGACGCCGCCATGCGCGAACTGCTCGCGGGATTGCTTCGCGCACCGAACCGCAGCGTGGAAGTGCGCGATGGCGCACGCACCGCGTTGGAGTTTCTACAGCACAACCCCATTGATGTCGCGTTTGTCGATGCGGCGTTGACGGGCGCATCTGCGCAACATCTGGCGGATAAAATGAAGAAGCTCTGCCCGCACGCGCAGGTCGTCGTCTGCGCCGGCCGTTTGTCACAACCATGGGACAACGCCGGGCGCATCCGCAAGGGTGAGCGTGTCCTGCGGCAACCATTCAATTTTGGCGAAGCTCTCGAGCTCGCCGATTCGTGTAAGACAGAGTGA
- a CDS encoding M90 family metallopeptidase produces MFERKTTRRARLQAQTFPASWRAILQQNVSYYQRLTASEREELQGDIQVFIAEKNFEGCSGLEINDEIKVTIAAYACILLLNRRHDFYPRLQSILVYPDAYPVPVVRLVPGNIAVAGHEMRAGESWRTGAVVLSWSHVLRRPAAVPDGRNVALHEFAHQIDQENGFVDGAPDLSTSSQYAAWARVLGSEFATLSQQTVADQPTLIDKYGATEPAEFFAVVTEYFFEKPLELWQRHPELYEELRRFYRQNPASTDVVESPSGHA; encoded by the coding sequence ATGTTCGAACGAAAGACCACGCGTCGCGCCCGACTTCAGGCACAGACATTCCCCGCATCGTGGCGGGCCATCCTCCAGCAAAACGTCTCCTATTACCAACGGCTCACTGCGTCCGAGCGGGAGGAATTGCAGGGTGATATCCAGGTGTTTATCGCGGAGAAGAACTTTGAGGGGTGCAGCGGGCTGGAAATTAACGACGAGATCAAGGTCACCATCGCCGCGTATGCTTGCATCCTGTTACTGAACCGCCGTCACGATTTTTATCCGCGCTTGCAATCCATCCTTGTGTATCCTGACGCTTATCCGGTTCCTGTAGTTCGACTCGTCCCGGGAAATATTGCAGTCGCGGGCCATGAAATGCGCGCCGGCGAATCCTGGCGGACCGGGGCGGTGGTACTATCGTGGAGCCATGTCCTGCGTCGACCGGCGGCGGTGCCTGACGGTCGGAATGTCGCACTCCATGAGTTCGCCCACCAGATCGACCAGGAGAATGGCTTCGTCGACGGAGCCCCGGACTTATCGACGAGTTCCCAATATGCCGCCTGGGCTCGCGTTCTCGGAAGCGAGTTTGCGACCTTGTCCCAACAAACCGTCGCCGATCAGCCGACCCTCATCGATAAGTATGGCGCAACCGAACCAGCCGAATTTTTCGCCGTCGTCACGGAGTATTTCTTTGAGAAGCCGTTGGAACTCTGGCAGCGACATCCCGAGCTTTACGAGGAGTTGAGACGCTTCTATCGTCAGAACCCTGCTAGTACGGACGTTGTTGAATCGCCATCAGGCCACGCCTGA
- a CDS encoding PDZ domain-containing protein, with the protein MNRITLLAAISVLVTGCSTNRFSQFYLDRSATVASRCLPYSGKTQIIATSDPLRDTTNMFQSGYLPIGESGFWCVGWTVTQQMLEEQAKKVKADVVLYFTKYEGSEQGYAAIPQYHPGTPAPTITQNVNVYGNGYQAEAGDVFGRMAVQTMQQNPPPTTGTYTTTVVPVTRQRYTHAAGFWRKGKPPIFGAYFINLTPELREKLQKNTGVVVAILVNDSPAFRANILPGDILTRIDDVEISSTQDFQAKLLQFAGKKATLSILRNDATLTIPIQMNEAN; encoded by the coding sequence ATGAACCGCATCACGCTTTTGGCTGCTATAAGCGTCCTCGTCACTGGTTGCTCTACGAACCGCTTCAGCCAGTTCTACCTCGATCGTTCAGCAACCGTTGCTTCCCGTTGCTTGCCCTACTCTGGCAAGACACAAATCATAGCTACGTCAGATCCTCTACGCGATACGACGAATATGTTTCAAAGCGGCTACCTTCCAATCGGTGAGTCCGGCTTTTGGTGCGTCGGCTGGACGGTCACCCAGCAGATGCTGGAAGAACAAGCCAAGAAAGTTAAAGCAGATGTAGTGCTTTACTTCACCAAGTACGAGGGTTCAGAGCAAGGGTATGCCGCTATTCCCCAATACCACCCCGGCACACCAGCGCCTACGATCACGCAAAACGTGAACGTTTACGGCAACGGATACCAAGCCGAAGCGGGTGACGTTTTTGGACGAATGGCCGTGCAGACGATGCAGCAAAATCCGCCGCCCACAACAGGCACATACACCACAACCGTCGTTCCTGTTACTCGTCAGCGTTACACACATGCGGCTGGGTTTTGGCGCAAAGGGAAGCCTCCGATCTTTGGAGCTTACTTTATCAATCTCACACCCGAACTGAGGGAGAAGCTTCAAAAGAATACCGGGGTAGTCGTTGCGATACTCGTGAACGACTCCCCGGCGTTCCGCGCAAACATTCTCCCTGGCGACATCCTGACTAGAATTGACGATGTTGAGATTTCATCTACACAGGACTTTCAAGCGAAACTTCTACAATTTGCCGGCAAAAAGGCGACCCTGAGCATCCTGAGAAACGACGCGACTCTGACAATTCCAATTCAGATGAACGAAGCGAATTGA
- a CDS encoding DUF6268 family outer membrane beta-barrel protein, producing MKPGLITALALLLSSASVRGANSMSISEELDAEYAYVGGTGTRGGGVNVGSVDEHSADLKYVVSPQLNKDLLLRVGFEWQRFSFGVPDHAPLPSALQQASLVLGFDYQLADEWLMRVEVQPGVYSDFRDITFRDVDAPLVIGGVYLASPDLQWMLGLRVDARTQYPVLPAAGVRWKFSEEWTLDFMLPKPRLEYDVNDKLQLYLGAEIQAGTFAVGQNFGTPRGQPHLDNAIVDYLEVHVGSGCSWKIAPTVTIEAEAGLMPYRSFDFFAPDIVFRSHNAPYGQIACHARF from the coding sequence ATGAAACCAGGACTGATCACCGCCCTCGCCCTGCTACTGTCGAGTGCCTCTGTCCGGGGGGCCAATTCGATGAGTATCTCCGAGGAACTGGATGCCGAGTATGCCTACGTCGGCGGTACGGGCACGCGCGGCGGCGGCGTGAATGTCGGTTCGGTCGACGAACACAGCGCCGACCTTAAATACGTCGTTTCCCCACAGCTTAATAAAGATTTGCTGTTGCGGGTTGGGTTCGAGTGGCAACGCTTCTCCTTCGGTGTGCCTGACCATGCACCCCTGCCCAGCGCTCTGCAACAGGCGAGCCTGGTGCTGGGGTTCGACTATCAGCTTGCGGACGAATGGCTGATGCGCGTGGAAGTGCAACCTGGCGTTTACAGCGATTTCCGGGACATAACGTTCCGCGATGTGGACGCGCCGCTGGTCATCGGCGGGGTATATTTGGCCAGCCCCGATTTGCAGTGGATGTTGGGATTGAGAGTTGACGCGCGCACGCAGTACCCCGTTTTGCCGGCAGCCGGCGTCCGTTGGAAGTTTTCCGAGGAATGGACGCTGGACTTCATGCTGCCAAAGCCGCGGCTGGAATACGACGTGAACGACAAGCTCCAACTCTACCTCGGCGCGGAAATCCAGGCGGGAACGTTCGCGGTGGGACAGAATTTTGGCACTCCGCGCGGCCAGCCACATTTGGACAACGCCATCGTGGACTATCTGGAGGTTCACGTCGGTTCCGGCTGCTCGTGGAAGATAGCACCAACCGTTACGATTGAAGCGGAAGCGGGCTTGATGCCCTACCGCAGTTTCGATTTCTTTGCTCCGGACATCGTCTTTCGGAGCCACAATGCTCCCTACGGGCAGATCGCCTGCCACGCCCGGTTTTAA